The following proteins are co-located in the Silene latifolia isolate original U9 population chromosome 1, ASM4854445v1, whole genome shotgun sequence genome:
- the LOC141650485 gene encoding protein FAR1-RELATED SEQUENCE 12-like, with translation MESRFVSTITSSAPNDIHESAITSNDSNDILESLITSTVHIEPPDGPISTPHVEQHSVTSRVHQLLLDSTPGKCLVRAFWCDVESRRNYSLFGDYITYDPTYSTNKYCIVFTPFTSVDHHKRSVTFAAALLFHKDEDSFKWVFKKFLDAMGQREPHCIITDQCAGIMLGLRAVFKHARRRYCMWHIMQKVTDKVGPVISKETDFVSRLNAIIWDAELEPLEFEEKWSQLVNEHNLEDFQLEATASICSLTVGGFTPPANGTEVIDIVNARTLKTYQVIYNSTTNDEEYSCKLFNRKSIICRHIIWVYSEKQVDRLPDKYILMRWTKKAHKIPLYGLHDELMDEFDATDLRKLEMCKLWSEFYATISVLKNVPKNQITDLADTLKQFRFKLNPQAESMTKEQKLEMLLGCSSSTEVKILPPRQEKNNGSGKRMISKKQRQCIAKAEKPKRLCRNCKQMAHHDKRVQIRMMLMMLMMVDRLKDFSVH, from the exons TACTATAACTTCTTCTGCCCCTAACGATATTCATGAGTCTGCAATTACCTCTAACGATAGTAACGATATTCTCGAGTCTTTAATTACTTCTACTGTACATATTGAACCACCTGATGGACCTATCTCTACTCCacatgttgaacaacattctgtTACTTCTCGTGTGCATCAACTTCTTTTGGACTCCACACCTGGGAAATGTTTGGTTCGTGCGTTTTGGTGTGATGTAGAGTCTCGTAGAAACTACTCTTTGTTTGGTGATTATATCACTTATGATCCAACTTACAGTACGAATAAGTATTGTATAGTTTTTACTCCTTTTACTAGTGTAGACCACCATAAAAGGTCAGTTACTTTTGCTGCTGCATTGCTATTTCATAAGGATGAAGACTCGTTCAAGTGGGTCTTTAAAAAGTTCCTAGATGCTATGGGTCAGCGAGAGCCACACTGTATCATTACTGACCAATGTGCTGGAATAATGCTGGGTTTGCGCGCTGTTTTCAAACATGCTAGGcgcagatattgcatgtggcatatcatgcaaaAGGTCACTGATAAGGTGGGGCCTGTAATATCGAAAGAGACTGATTTTGTGAGCCGATTGAATGCTATTATTTGGGATGCTGAGTTAGAACCTCTGGAATTTGAAGAAAAGTGGTCTCAGTTGGTTaatgagcataatcttgaag ATTTTCAACTAGAAGCTACTGCTTCTATTTGTTCCCTTACTGTTGGTGGCTTCACACCACCTGCCAACGGTACTGAGGTAATTGATATAGTTAATGCTAGAACGCTGAAGACCTATCAAGTCATCTACAATTCTACAACCAATGATGAAGAATATTCTTGCAAGTTGTTCAACAGAAAGAGTATTATTTGCAGACACATTATCTGGGTTTACTCCGAGAAACAAGTAGACAGATTGCCTGATAAGTACATCCTTATGCGGTGGACCAAGAAAGCGCACAAGATCCCTCTTTATGGTTTACATGATGAGTTAATGGACGAATTTGATGCCACTGATTTAAGGAAGCTCGAGATGTGCAAGTTATGGTCAGAGTTCTACGCAACTATCAGTGTACTCAAGAATGTGCCTAAAAATCAGATCACTGATCTTGCAGACACACTGAAGCAATTTAGGTTCAAACTCAATCCGCAAGCAGAGTCAATGACCAAAGAGCAGAAGTTGGAGATGCTTCTTGGATGCAGTTCCTCAACTGAGGTGAAGATTCTACCACCTCGTCAGGAAAAGAACAACGGTAGTGGGAAGAGAATGATCTCTAAAAAGCAACGACAATGCATAGCGAAAGCGGAGAAGCCTAAAAGGCTTTGCCGTAATTGCAAACAAATGGCTCACCATGATAAG AGAGTTCAGATaaggatgatgttgatgatgctgatgatggtTGATCGGTTGAAGGATTTTTCTGTTCATTAA